A genome region from Sphingobacteriaceae bacterium GW460-11-11-14-LB5 includes the following:
- a CDS encoding AraC family transcriptional regulator, with the protein MKPHLLNVSTNSVDSFSARRDVMPDINNRWHYHSALELIYVKKGRGTQFIGDSIKNFKDGDVVLLGSNLPHYWRFDSEFFDEKAGEPVDVYAIHFKEDFLGKDFLELPENQEIKKVLLQSRQGIQLQGISKERIASLMPQIIEATGTMRIIKILEVLTEIANCEEKNILVSLGFKPNFLENEKDRIQSIYNYTISNYKNKIELKEIAAVAKISPNSFCKFFKTKSRKTYTQFLNEIRVGQACKLLIENDLTVKEICYDCGFYNFTSFHKYFREITGKTPLKYQQAFSKQ; encoded by the coding sequence AACCGCATTTACTTAATGTATCTACTAATTCGGTAGATTCTTTTAGCGCTCGAAGAGATGTTATGCCCGATATAAACAACCGCTGGCATTACCACTCTGCTTTAGAATTGATTTACGTTAAAAAAGGCAGAGGAACGCAGTTTATTGGCGATAGCATTAAAAATTTTAAGGATGGTGATGTTGTTTTATTGGGGAGCAATTTGCCCCATTATTGGCGCTTTGACTCCGAATTTTTTGACGAAAAAGCGGGTGAACCGGTAGATGTTTATGCGATTCATTTTAAAGAGGATTTTTTAGGCAAGGATTTTCTCGAGCTTCCAGAAAATCAGGAAATCAAAAAAGTTTTGCTGCAATCGCGACAAGGCATTCAGCTGCAAGGAATTTCGAAAGAGCGGATTGCCAGTTTAATGCCGCAGATTATTGAGGCTACAGGTACGATGAGGATTATAAAAATACTCGAAGTATTAACTGAAATAGCCAATTGCGAAGAAAAAAATATATTGGTTTCATTAGGATTTAAACCAAACTTTTTGGAGAACGAAAAAGACAGGATCCAGTCTATTTATAACTATACCATCAGCAATTACAAAAATAAAATAGAACTAAAGGAAATTGCTGCGGTAGCTAAAATTAGCCCCAATTCGTTCTGTAAATTCTTTAAAACTAAAAGCAGAAAAACGTATACGCAGTTTCTGAACGAGATCAGGGTAGGGCAGGCCTGTAAATTATTGATCGAAAATGATCTTACGGTAAAAGAAATCTGCTACGACTGTGGGTTTTATAATTTTACCAGTTTTCATAAATATTTTAGAGAAATAACTGGCAAAACGCCATTAAAATACCAGCAGGCTTTTTCTAAGCAATAG
- a CDS encoding AraC family transcriptional regulator gives MIQVGVLLPQNFRLLSIAAILDVFDTVNGFYRKDALETPFNISLITLDDKNYNFSTHPCVPLQKTGQFELILVPSFATNDIKDCIGANRGYIPWLNKQHAAGAEIATFCTGAFLLAASGLLDGKAATTHVDACSAFSLAFPLVHLKADKTVTQDGKLFTSGGATSTFHLLLHLLQLHCGKDMAVKVAKIFAIDMDRVNQSYFSTFQPIRHHNDDIVASAQEKIENNYQDVATIEEMIKDIPSSRRNIVRRFKQVIGITPIEYLQQTRIEAAKKLLEQTAQQMTEVIYNSGYNDPKAFRKVFRKSVGMTPTQYRDKFQAR, from the coding sequence ATGATACAAGTAGGTGTTTTACTGCCCCAAAATTTCAGATTATTAAGCATAGCGGCTATTTTAGACGTATTTGATACAGTTAATGGTTTTTACAGAAAAGATGCCCTTGAAACGCCATTTAACATTAGTTTAATTACCCTCGACGATAAAAATTATAATTTTAGTACACATCCTTGCGTGCCTTTGCAAAAAACCGGGCAGTTTGAATTGATTTTAGTGCCATCATTTGCAACCAATGATATTAAAGACTGCATTGGGGCCAACAGGGGTTATATCCCATGGTTAAATAAACAACATGCAGCAGGGGCCGAAATTGCGACCTTTTGTACCGGGGCATTTTTACTTGCCGCATCGGGACTGTTGGATGGCAAAGCGGCCACCACACATGTTGATGCCTGCTCTGCTTTTTCTCTTGCATTCCCTTTGGTTCATTTAAAGGCTGATAAAACGGTAACACAAGATGGCAAATTATTTACTAGTGGTGGCGCCACCTCTACTTTTCATTTATTACTGCATCTTTTACAGCTTCATTGCGGAAAAGACATGGCCGTTAAAGTGGCCAAGATTTTTGCGATCGATATGGACCGCGTAAACCAATCTTATTTTAGCACCTTCCAGCCTATCCGTCACCACAATGACGATATCGTTGCCTCTGCGCAAGAAAAAATTGAAAATAATTACCAGGATGTGGCCACTATTGAAGAGATGATTAAAGATATTCCTTCCAGTAGAAGAAATATTGTGCGTCGCTTTAAACAGGTCATCGGCATTACCCCTATCGAGTATCTTCAGCAAACCCGTATCGAAGCCGCTAAAAAGTTATTAGAGCAAACGGCGCAGCAAATGACAGAGGTGATTTACAATTCCGGCTATAACGATCCAAAAGCATTTAGAAAAGTGTTCAGAAAATCAGTCGGCATGACGCCAACGCAGTATAGAGATAAATTTCAGGCCAGGTAG
- a CDS encoding VOC family protein gives MATLNTYLNFNGNTEEAFNFYKSVFGGDFLVLQRFKDSPGCEGMEVGDQNKIMHVALPIGGNILMGTDITDPMPASTFGTGISLSVDAGSEEEAHTLFNSLSAGGTVTMALEKMFWGALFGMATDKFGIQWMVNYDYNK, from the coding sequence ATGGCTACACTTAACACCTATTTAAATTTTAACGGTAACACCGAAGAAGCATTTAACTTTTATAAATCTGTTTTCGGAGGCGATTTTCTTGTACTGCAACGCTTTAAAGATTCGCCGGGATGCGAAGGCATGGAGGTAGGCGATCAGAACAAAATTATGCATGTCGCTTTGCCGATTGGCGGCAACATACTGATGGGGACCGATATTACCGACCCAATGCCTGCATCTACTTTCGGTACCGGAATCTCACTATCAGTTGATGCGGGAAGCGAAGAAGAGGCACACACCCTTTTTAACAGCCTATCAGCAGGTGGAACAGTAACAATGGCTTTAGAAAAAATGTTCTGGGGCGCGCTTTTTGGTATGGCTACCGATAAATTTGGTATTCAATGGATGGTGAATTACGATTATAATAAATAG
- a CDS encoding DoxX family protein codes for MKIAVIIVRVLLAAMYLFASVSYFLNIMPKAPEMTAAQTSFMTGLMASVYLFPLIKITELVGGILLLIGRTAPLAALVIFPVTLNIFLYHAFLGPKDLPMVAVMLLFNLFLFYAYRAKYLPIVSK; via the coding sequence ATGAAAATTGCAGTTATTATTGTACGCGTGCTTTTAGCCGCCATGTATCTTTTTGCTTCTGTGAGCTATTTTCTTAATATAATGCCGAAAGCTCCGGAAATGACCGCGGCACAAACGAGTTTTATGACTGGCTTGATGGCCTCCGTGTATCTTTTTCCATTGATTAAAATAACCGAACTGGTGGGAGGTATACTATTGCTTATTGGCCGTACAGCACCTTTAGCTGCGCTGGTAATTTTCCCGGTTACCTTAAATATTTTTCTTTACCATGCATTTTTAGGTCCGAAAGATTTGCCGATGGTTGCAGTGATGCTCCTGTTTAATTTATTCTTGTTTTATGCTTACCGGGCTAAGTATTTACCAATCGTTTCGAAGTAA
- a CDS encoding SIGNAL peptide protein, with amino-acid sequence MRKLPFLMLLFVAVSFSAFAQNKDAIVGKWLNPSGEGQIEIYKKGDKYYGKLAWMKEPNLNGKPKLDAKNPDEKLQKRALLNLEILKDFVYDDGKWTDGTIYDPKSGKTYSCNLSLKSNDVLNVRGYVGISLLGRSETFRRVK; translated from the coding sequence ATGAGGAAGTTACCATTTTTAATGTTGCTTTTTGTTGCGGTATCGTTTTCTGCATTTGCGCAGAACAAAGATGCTATTGTGGGCAAATGGCTTAATCCTTCAGGAGAAGGGCAAATAGAAATCTATAAAAAAGGCGATAAGTATTATGGAAAATTAGCCTGGATGAAGGAGCCGAATTTAAATGGTAAACCTAAATTAGATGCGAAAAACCCTGACGAAAAGTTACAGAAGCGCGCTTTATTGAATCTGGAAATACTGAAAGATTTTGTTTACGATGATGGTAAGTGGACGGATGGAACGATTTACGATCCGAAAAGCGGTAAAACCTACAGCTGTAACCTGTCTTTAAAAAGTAACGATGTGTTAAACGTTCGTGGTTATGTTGGTATTTCTCTTTTAGGCCGGTCAGAGACTTTTAGACGAGTAAAATAA
- a CDS encoding oxidoreductase, protein MKRILWCLLVAPFFCAAQSYSIKPLNENTKTSLRGLSVVSDQVTWVSGSNGSVGKTTDGGITWKWLKPKGYEKIDFRDIEAFDDKQAIIVGIASPAYVLKTTDGGETWTESYKNVDSAIFLDGLSFWDKNKGLIFGDPINDKMQLLKTVDAGKSWQDISANLKTNLSKGEASFAASGTTIKTLPGGKTWIASGGTVSNIYFSPDYGQTWQVFKCPILQGEGSTGPFSIDFFNEKTGVTVGGNYVKDKENSNNILLTSDGGKTWQKPATPVLGFRSGVTYINAKTLIATGTSGTDISTDGGQNWKHISDKSFNAIQKAKKGKQIVLAGEKGNIYQLEISK, encoded by the coding sequence ATGAAGAGAATTTTATGGTGCCTTTTAGTGGCACCTTTTTTTTGCGCTGCGCAATCGTATTCCATTAAACCATTGAATGAAAATACCAAAACCAGTTTACGTGGGTTAAGTGTGGTATCAGACCAGGTTACCTGGGTAAGTGGTAGTAATGGATCGGTAGGAAAAACTACTGATGGTGGTATAACCTGGAAATGGTTAAAACCAAAAGGGTACGAGAAAATCGATTTCAGGGATATCGAAGCTTTCGACGATAAGCAGGCCATTATTGTGGGTATTGCCTCTCCTGCATATGTTTTGAAAACCACAGATGGTGGCGAAACCTGGACAGAAAGCTATAAAAATGTAGATTCGGCCATATTTTTGGATGGGCTAAGTTTCTGGGATAAAAATAAAGGACTCATTTTTGGCGATCCCATAAATGATAAAATGCAGTTGCTTAAAACTGTAGATGCCGGTAAAAGCTGGCAGGATATTTCTGCAAACCTCAAAACTAACTTAAGCAAAGGCGAAGCCAGTTTTGCGGCCAGTGGTACAACCATTAAAACATTACCTGGTGGCAAAACCTGGATTGCATCAGGCGGAACCGTATCTAACATTTACTTTTCGCCCGATTATGGCCAAACCTGGCAAGTATTTAAATGCCCGATTTTACAGGGCGAGGGGAGTACCGGTCCTTTTTCAATAGATTTTTTTAATGAAAAAACAGGTGTAACAGTTGGGGGTAACTACGTAAAAGATAAAGAAAATTCGAATAATATTCTTTTAACAAGCGATGGGGGGAAAACATGGCAAAAGCCAGCTACGCCGGTTTTAGGCTTCCGATCAGGCGTAACCTATATTAATGCTAAAACTTTAATCGCTACGGGTACCTCAGGAACAGATATTTCTACAGATGGTGGTCAGAACTGGAAACACATTTCCGATAAAAGCTTTAATGCGATTCAAAAAGCGAAGAAAGGAAAACAGATTGTGCTGGCTGGAGAAAAAGGTAATATTTACCAACTGGAGATCAGCAAATAA
- a CDS encoding carboxymethylenebutenolidase, translated as MDQKIINLYDEYTHSQVSRKDFMRKLAILAGSTALAMTILPMLENNYAAAADFTSDDIEVENITYTGVDGEMKAVLAKPKGKKNLGCVLVIHENRGLNPHIIDVTKRVAAEGFLALGVDALSPLGGTPADEDKGRELIGKLDPEKNLQNYLKGLDYLRKRKDGNGKVGCVGFCWGGGMANKLAVNDPKLQAAVAYYGAQANVADVPKIKASLMLHYGGLDERINAGIPAYEQALKENKIDYKVYIYDGVNHAFNNNTSPTRYNEAAAKLAWSRTIDLFKQKLAVLTR; from the coding sequence ATGGATCAGAAAATAATTAACCTGTATGATGAGTATACCCACAGTCAGGTAAGCAGAAAAGATTTTATGAGAAAGCTGGCTATCCTGGCGGGCAGCACTGCACTGGCCATGACTATTTTGCCGATGCTGGAGAATAATTATGCGGCCGCGGCAGATTTTACCAGCGATGATATCGAAGTTGAAAACATTACCTATACAGGTGTTGATGGTGAAATGAAAGCTGTACTGGCTAAACCAAAAGGCAAAAAGAATTTGGGTTGCGTACTGGTTATTCATGAAAACAGAGGTCTGAATCCACATATTATTGATGTTACTAAACGTGTAGCCGCCGAAGGTTTCCTAGCCCTTGGTGTTGATGCGCTCTCGCCGCTTGGCGGAACCCCTGCAGACGAAGATAAGGGGCGCGAACTGATCGGGAAATTAGATCCTGAAAAGAACTTACAGAATTATTTAAAAGGCCTGGATTATTTACGCAAAAGAAAAGACGGAAACGGTAAAGTTGGCTGTGTTGGCTTTTGCTGGGGCGGTGGAATGGCCAATAAATTAGCGGTTAACGACCCTAAACTGCAGGCCGCTGTTGCTTATTATGGCGCACAGGCCAATGTAGCAGATGTTCCGAAGATTAAAGCCAGTTTAATGTTACATTACGGAGGTTTGGATGAACGCATCAATGCCGGAATTCCAGCTTATGAGCAGGCTTTAAAAGAGAATAAAATTGATTATAAAGTTTACATCTACGATGGGGTAAACCATGCTTTTAACAACAATACCTCACCCACCAGATACAATGAAGCAGCTGCAAAACTGGCCTGGAGCAGAACAATTGATCTGTTTAAACAAAAACTGGCCGTGTTAACGAGGTAA
- a CDS encoding proline hydroxylase encodes MEKIFDCLIDSFIEDKVGIAENFLSVSLAAHLKDNLIGLFENKKLLNAGVGNDVVVNQDKLIRSDVIYWLDRKHENQYENDFFDLMDEFVAYLNRTCYTGITGYEFHYTLYESGTFYKKHIDQFQHNGSRQYSMIMYLNAGWKMEDGGELRIYHVDEEQDIPPNNGKSVFFKSSDLAHEVLLTHKQRMSITGWLKIG; translated from the coding sequence TTGGAGAAAATATTTGATTGCCTTATTGATAGTTTTATCGAGGATAAAGTAGGGATAGCCGAGAACTTTTTAAGTGTTTCACTGGCGGCACACCTTAAAGATAACCTGATCGGGTTATTCGAAAACAAAAAACTTTTAAATGCTGGTGTGGGTAACGATGTGGTAGTGAATCAGGATAAGTTAATCAGGAGCGATGTGATTTACTGGCTGGATCGAAAACACGAAAACCAGTACGAAAATGATTTCTTCGACCTGATGGACGAATTTGTTGCCTACTTAAACCGAACCTGTTATACGGGAATTACCGGCTATGAGTTTCATTACACACTTTACGAATCGGGTACATTTTATAAAAAACATATCGATCAGTTTCAGCACAACGGAAGCCGGCAATATTCGATGATTATGTATTTAAATGCCGGTTGGAAAATGGAAGATGGGGGAGAATTGCGCATTTATCATGTTGATGAGGAACAGGATATACCACCCAATAACGGCAAAAGTGTTTTCTTTAAAAGTTCTGATTTGGCACACGAAGTGTTGCTTACCCATAAACAACGAATGAGTATTACAGGCTGGTTAAAGATTGGATAA
- a CDS encoding AraC family transcriptional regulator, whose translation MLSKNQELSTLQKKETLEDFYNKLKITRPEIPTPSLGMINDIGHFNVFNRTTVCSNVPSVFSRRDFYKISLIIGNGILHYPDAQIEIKGRALLFTNPNIPYSWESTSPKPAGFFCLFTENFIHNRNETLRDSLLWRINDNPVIHISEEQEVTLRDIFIKMMKEMDGDYIHKYDLLRNYVQLIVHEALKVKPQDVVFKQNNASARLTALFIELLERQFPIGSTEHILELKTAHDFAFRLLVHVNHLNHAVKEVTGKTTSEHISRRIATEAVALLKHTEWNIAQIAYCLGFEYPANFNIFFKRQMHCTPKGFRAN comes from the coding sequence ATGTTATCAAAAAATCAAGAGCTTTCTACCCTTCAAAAAAAGGAAACATTAGAGGATTTTTATAATAAATTAAAAATCACGCGGCCAGAAATCCCTACGCCTAGCCTGGGGATGATTAATGATATCGGGCACTTTAATGTTTTTAACAGAACTACCGTGTGCAGCAATGTACCATCTGTTTTTAGCCGCAGAGATTTTTATAAAATTTCCTTGATCATTGGCAATGGCATTTTGCATTATCCTGATGCACAGATTGAAATTAAAGGACGGGCATTACTGTTTACCAACCCAAACATTCCATATTCCTGGGAAAGTACTTCGCCAAAACCTGCTGGTTTCTTCTGTTTATTTACCGAAAATTTTATCCATAACCGGAACGAAACCCTTCGCGATTCTTTATTGTGGCGAATTAACGATAATCCGGTAATCCACATTAGCGAAGAGCAGGAAGTAACCTTAAGGGATATCTTCATCAAGATGATGAAAGAGATGGATGGGGATTACATCCATAAATATGATCTGCTGAGAAATTATGTGCAGTTGATCGTTCACGAAGCACTAAAGGTTAAACCTCAGGATGTTGTTTTTAAACAGAATAATGCATCGGCACGCTTAACTGCATTGTTTATCGAATTATTGGAAAGGCAGTTCCCTATTGGTTCTACCGAGCATATTTTAGAGTTAAAAACGGCGCACGATTTTGCCTTCCGCTTGTTGGTGCATGTAAATCATTTAAACCATGCCGTAAAAGAAGTAACCGGCAAAACCACATCTGAGCATATTTCTAGAAGAATAGCAACCGAAGCGGTGGCCCTACTGAAACATACCGAATGGAATATCGCACAGATCGCTTATTGCCTGGGTTTCGAATATCCGGCAAATTTCAACATATTTTTTAAACGTCAGATGCATTGTACCCCAAAGGGTTTTCGTGCAAATTGA
- a CDS encoding efflux transporter periplasmic adaptor subunit gives MNTKIFSTGLLSTGFLVLTAIYGCGHSESKVTPRKEKEAAIATFDLKKEKLSTKLSLPGELIALQQVDLYAKVSSFVKTLKVDIGSEVSKGQLLMTLEAPEMTSQLAATQSRIKAQEAIYTASKANYNRLYETSKTPGTISTNDLDQAMAKKNADLAQLEAAKAAYKEVGSVQDYLTIRAPFSGIISARNVNLGAYVGPTGKGSDLPLFTLQDQKNLRLAVSIPEVYTGYLKAGDEISFTVKSLPSQTFKAKVKRLSGALDLRLRSERIEMDVPNVDKILLPGMVAEVNIPLPANASTFIISKKALLDTSEGLFVLKVADNKAVKVGVKKGRETDDQVEIFGDLTEGDKLVAEPTEEMHEGMTIKP, from the coding sequence ATGAATACGAAGATATTTTCAACAGGATTATTAAGTACAGGGTTTTTAGTGCTAACGGCCATATATGGCTGTGGGCACTCTGAATCGAAAGTAACGCCCAGGAAAGAAAAAGAAGCAGCGATAGCTACCTTCGACCTCAAAAAAGAAAAGCTATCTACCAAACTAAGTTTACCGGGCGAATTAATTGCTTTGCAACAAGTAGATCTCTACGCCAAAGTAAGCAGCTTCGTAAAAACCTTAAAAGTCGACATCGGCTCTGAAGTAAGCAAAGGCCAGTTGTTAATGACTTTGGAAGCACCAGAAATGACTTCGCAGCTGGCGGCCACACAATCGAGGATAAAAGCACAGGAAGCCATTTATACGGCCAGCAAAGCCAATTATAACCGTTTGTACGAGACCAGTAAAACTCCTGGAACCATTTCTACCAATGATCTGGATCAGGCAATGGCCAAAAAAAACGCAGACCTGGCACAGCTCGAAGCGGCGAAAGCGGCTTACAAAGAAGTGGGTTCCGTTCAGGATTATTTAACCATCAGGGCGCCATTTAGCGGAATTATCTCGGCCAGAAATGTGAATTTAGGCGCTTATGTAGGTCCAACTGGTAAAGGATCTGATTTGCCTTTGTTTACTTTACAGGATCAGAAAAATTTGCGTTTGGCGGTTTCCATTCCTGAGGTTTATACCGGTTATTTGAAAGCTGGCGATGAAATTAGTTTCACGGTTAAATCATTACCAAGCCAAACTTTTAAAGCAAAAGTGAAACGTTTATCGGGTGCTTTAGATCTTCGCTTACGCTCCGAACGCATTGAAATGGATGTGCCGAATGTTGACAAGATTTTGTTACCGGGTATGGTTGCGGAAGTGAACATCCCGCTTCCGGCCAATGCCAGCACTTTTATCATATCTAAAAAAGCTTTACTGGATACCAGCGAAGGATTATTCGTGTTAAAAGTAGCCGACAACAAAGCGGTTAAAGTAGGGGTAAAAAAAGGTAGGGAAACCGATGACCAGGTCGAAATTTTTGGCGATTTAACAGAAGGTGACAAATTAGTGGCAGAACCAACCGAAGAAATGCACGAAGGAATGACGATTAAACCCTAA